The Gammaproteobacteria bacterium genome includes the window TGCGCCAGTACCGCTTCCGCTTCGTCTTGGCTCATGTCGTTCAAGAGGCCAGTGCTGACTGCGACCAAGGAGCTGTTCTTTTTCATGCCGGTGGCAAAGGCGTTGATTTCGGGAGAGTCGTAAATGGCCACTTCGGGCATTCCAATTCCAGCTTGGGTGGCTTGGCGTTGTACTGTTTCCAGCAACCAGCGCTCGGTGTGGTTGCTGGGGTGTTCGATCACCTGCGCGCCAGTGGAGCGTTTGGCCATCCATTTAGAGAGTGCCAGCGAGATAAACGAACCGCCCATGCCAAAAGCAAAGGCGATAAACAACATGCCGCCGATGCTGTTGGACTTGATTCCGAACAGGCTCATTACAATGCCGAGCAGCAGTACAATGGCCAGATTGGTGGCTAAAAAGAGCACGATGCGTTTCATAAGTTTTCTGTTTTCCTGGGCTGCATAAATACGTCCCCATAAGATGGGGGCGGTGGGCTAAAGTTCAAGCCAGCAGCGTGTTTAGAGGGTTGGTTTTGTCTCGTTATCGCACTGGGTCGGGCAATTAATGCTATAAACGCCGCTGAATTTTTGCTAAATTCGCAACCGTAATTCGATGTCTTTGGGGTATTAATTCATGGTCAAGTTAATGTGGCCGCTTGTGTTGATTGGCACTGCTCTGTTGTCGGCTCCTGCCGTGGCAGAGTTTGAGTTGCAACAATTGGTGCAGTTTCACACTGAACGCCAAACCATGGACGGTTACGTTTACGCAACAAAACACCTGAAAGAGATGGAAGGTGATCCAGAATTTGATTATTATTATGCTATGCTGTCCATTGATTCTGGCAACAGCGGTCAGGGTGTGTTTGCGCTGGAACGGGTTTTGGCCTTGCAGCCGAATAATCGCGCGGCTCGCTTGGAGTTGGCGCGTGGTTATTTTGCACTGGAAGAGTACGATCGGGCTCGACACGAGTTTAAACAGGTGTTGAAAAGCCGCCCGCCCTCTCAGGTTAAGGCAAAAATTGAACGCTATATGGACGCCATTCGCCTTAAGTCGGGACGTTATCGCACCACCTCGCAAGGTTTTATTGAACTGGGGGCAGGTTATGATTCGAATCTTAATGCAGCACCCAGTGATGAGCGGATTAGCTTAGGGGCATTGGATGTGCGCTTGAATGCAAACAGTGTGAAGCGAGAAGATGGCTACGCTGTTTTGTCGGGGCTGTATCGTTTCAATCGTCCTCTCACTCAAGGACGCTCCTTTTTTGTGTCTGGTGCGCTTGATTATCGAGGTTATGCCAAGGAGCAAACCTTCGATAATGGTACGGTGCAGTTGAATGGCGGTATGGTTTTTATAGAAAAACAAGATCGTTATCAATGGAGTGGCCAGTTAAGCCAATATCTGTTGGATGGTGAGGCGTTTCGTAATACAGCGGCGTTAAATGGTCAGTGGCGTCGTCGTTTGGACCAGCAGCGCCAACTCTCCTCTTTTGCTCAATTGAGTAAATTGGATTACCCCGTGGATTCGGTGCGTAACTCAAGCGGTGTGCTTTGGGGGTTGGGGTTAACGGAGAATTTCGTATCTGCTTTGTCACCGGTGTTGTTTGTGAATGGCTATTTGGGCTTGGAGAAGCCCGATGAGTCTACCTTGGAAGCGCAAGCAACTGCGGAGCGGGATTATTTTGGTTTAAAGGCGGGGGCGCAGTTTACTCTGACGCCAAAATCGACCCTCTCCAGTAGTCTCTCTTATCAGCGCAGCCAATTTGGTGCGCACCTTGACTTGACCGATGATAAAAAAAATCGCGAAGACGATTACATCAATGTGAGTGCCGATTGGGCGTGGTTGTTTGCTAAGGAATGGAGTCTTCGTGGCCGAGCGAGCTATTTGGTGAATGACTCCAATTCGGCTTTAGGCCGATACGATCGTCTTTATGGCGATCTTCGTCTGCGCTATGAGATAAATTAGTATTAGAAAAGAATGTTATCTTCGTCACGGTTGTGGTTAAGGCGATGCGTTATCTTTTTTCTGTTCGCTCGAAGGATGGAGCTTTGACAGTTAGGAGATAACTTCACCTTAAGAAGGTGCTGATACTGTTTTCAGGAATGAACTAACTAGGTTGAGGATAAGCCATGCGTACAACAAGTAAAAACCTATGGCTCGCCGCCGTGATTGCAGCAGTGATGTTGCCGACATCGTGGTTGATAACGCCGGTTGCGGCAGCAAATTTGGCGGATAACGCTCGTTCAACGGGTTATTGGCAGGTAAAACGGGGCGATACACTCTACTCCATTGCTCGCCAACTTTATCCAAATAAGGGCAAACAGCAGGCTCGTTTACGCAAGGCGTTGGTTCGTTTGAACGAAAATGCATTTCCTTCTGGAAAAGCGGACAGTTTATCGGCAGGTGCTCGCCTTAAGTTGCCGCGTTACACCCTCAAGGGTGATAAACCGTTGCTAAGAGCGAAACAAACGTCCGCCTCTTTAAATCAATCGGCTGACGGTGGTTGGAAAGTCAAACGTGGCCAGTCGCTGAGCATCATCGCGCG containing:
- a CDS encoding tetratricopeptide repeat protein gives rise to the protein MLIGTALLSAPAVAEFELQQLVQFHTERQTMDGYVYATKHLKEMEGDPEFDYYYAMLSIDSGNSGQGVFALERVLALQPNNRAARLELARGYFALEEYDRARHEFKQVLKSRPPSQVKAKIERYMDAIRLKSGRYRTTSQGFIELGAGYDSNLNAAPSDERISLGALDVRLNANSVKREDGYAVLSGLYRFNRPLTQGRSFFVSGALDYRGYAKEQTFDNGTVQLNGGMVFIEKQDRYQWSGQLSQYLLDGEAFRNTAALNGQWRRRLDQQRQLSSFAQLSKLDYPVDSVRNSSGVLWGLGLTENFVSALSPVLFVNGYLGLEKPDESTLEAQATAERDYFGLKAGAQFTLTPKSTLSSSLSYQRSQFGAHLDLTDDKKNREDDYINVSADWAWLFAKEWSLRGRASYLVNDSNSALGRYDRLYGDLRLRYEIN